Genomic DNA from Candidatus Binataceae bacterium:
ATCGACCATCGAAGTTACAAAGACCAGGGCGTCGGTCTGGAGCCGACCAGCCATATGGGCCGGGCGGTCGACGAAATGCGGGCGCGCGGTGAGCAACCTGAGCGCTTCCGCCAGCTAGAGCAAGTCCGCGACCGCAACGCCAGGAGAATTGAACAGCGCCCCGAGGTCGTTTTCGACAATCTGATCCGCCGGCAGTCGACGTTCACGCGACGCGACATAGCTGGTGAGGTCTTCCGTTACATCGACGACGGCGAACAGTTTCGGAACCGGATGGCACGTCTCGAAGCCTCCCCGGAACTAGTCGTTCTCGGTGCTGTGGGCCTCGGGCCGGAAGAGATCCGATATACGACGCGGAGCATGCTGCGAGTCGAGGAACGGATGGCCGAAATCGCGTTCGAGATGGCCGCCGCGGACCGACACCCTGTTGGCGAGGCCGCGTTTGCCTCTGGGATTTCCAAGCATCCCGAATTGTCGTCTGAGCAACGAGAGGCTGTCCGGCAGATGACCAGAGCGCGGAATATCGAGGTGCTTGCGGGTCTCGCCGGCACCGGAAAATCGGCGGCGGTGGCCGTGGCCAAGGATGCCTGGGAGGCGTCAGGCGATCGTGTGCGCGGCAGCGCACTCTCCGGCATTGCTGCCGAGAACCTGCAGAAGTCGTCCGGCGTGGAAAGCAGGACCTTGGCCTCTTGGGAGTTGGCTTGGAAAAACGGCCGAGAGCGAGTCTCGACCGGCGACGTGTTCGTGATCGATGAAGCCGGGATGCTCGGCAGCAGGCAGATGGCCCGGGTGCTTGCGAGGCTTCACGGAGCTGGAGCCAAGGCGGTTCCGATCGGCGACACTGCGCAACTCCAGCCCATCGAGGCGGGAGCCGCTTTCCGTGCAATCGCTGAACGGACCGGCTACCAGGAATTGACGGCCATCCGTCGCCAGCAGGCACAATGGCAGCGAGAGGCCTCGCGTGATTTCGCGCGAGGCAATGCCGGTGCCGCCCTCGTTAGCTACCAGGAGCATGGCGCTATCCGATTCACTGCGACGCGGGAGCAGGCGAAGGATCGACTGATCGGCGACTGGGCCCACCAGCGAGACTCGCAACCGGAGAAGAGGAGTCTTATCCTCGCGCACACGAGAGCCGATGTGGCGGAGCTAAACCAGCGGGCTCGCGCGGTCTTGAAGCAAAGGGGCGAGCTTGAGCCCGAAGTTAAAGTCGAGACTTCGCGCGAAGTGACTCGCGATGACGGATCGCTTGCCATCGAGCGCGGGGAGCGGGTCTTTGCGGCGGGCGATCGAGTGATGTTTCTCAAAAACGATCGCGAGCTTGGCGTCAAGAACGGAAGTCTGGGAATGGTGATATCGTTCAACGCCGATTCAGTGGAAGTGATTTTGGACGAAAAAAAGGAGCGCCAAGTCAGTTTCGAGCTTCGCAACTATGCAGCCATCGATCACGGCTATGCGGCTACGGTGCACAAGGCGCAAGGTGGAACGGTCGACCGCGCGTTTGTGCTTGCCACGCCCGGAATGGACCGCCATCTGTCCTATGTCGGCATGACCCGGCATCGGGAGGATGCCAGGCTCTATGTTGGAAACGATGACTTCAAGGATTTCGAAGCACTCAAGGAGCGACTCTCAAGAGCGCGGCCCAAGGACACCGCGCTGGACTACGCTCAGCGGCGAGGCCTAGAACGTGCCGCGCAGCCGAATGAACGACAAGCTGACCGCATAGGGCAACCAGAAGTTGACCCGATCGAGCGGTTCAAACGGGCGCAGCGTGAATTCATCAAGGTCGCCGGACGCTTTGATCTGGATCGCGAGGCGAAGGCGCGCGCGGCAGAGTTGCGGCAAGAGATGAAGTGGGCAGCCGACGAAATCTCAAGAAGCGCAGGTTTGATGCGCGAGGCGGAGCGTGCCGGAATCGGAGGTCAGGTGAGGAGCCTGAACCGCGAAAACCAACCCGTGATGTCGAAGGAGAAGGGTTTCGAGATGGAACGCTAAAGGCGAGGGAGGTATCCTTACCGCCGCTGAAGTTGTGGCCTGGTTTTGTTAATCGTGAAACCATCGATCTTGCCGCCCGATGCGCGCGTCACGCCTTCGACCAATGCCGCGCGTCCCTCGCCGGTCGCTAGATCCGCAACAACCTCCGTGTCGTGAAGATCGCACGCTATAACCCGGGCTGCTCTTTCGCGAAGACAACGCGCGGTTGCTGCGCCGACCCCGATGCGGCCCCCGTGACGACGTAAGTTCGATCGATCGTTAACTGCCAGTCAGGAATTCGCGCAGATATGAGCCGCGCCTAGAGCCGGGTGAAGCCGTCCCTGCTCCACTCTTCCGAGCCGACTCCGTTATGCACGACGAACAGCCCATCGGGATCGTATTGTTTCTTGATCGCGGCGAGTCGCGGATAATTGCCGCCCCAGTAGGCTTGCTGCCAGTCCTTCTGGAAGTAATTGCTCTCGCTCACGTACGCGCCGTCTTGTCCCGCGACGGCGCGAAGCTGATCCATCGCCTGATGAATCGCATCCGCGGCCTTGCGCGCATCTGCAACGTTCGGCTCATGTCCTGCGACTCCCGGATACGCCGCCCTCTGGCCATCACACGAGATCACCAGCGCGAATGCGTCGAGCACCGCGGGATTGGTCGAGGTGTCTTTCGCGAGCGCGATCGCTTCGGGCGGCGACCCGCCTAACCCTTTGTTGAAATGGAGCGCATAGTCGAAATGCCGGGACGCGGCAAACAGCGCATCGGCGAGGGGCTCCTGCGCATCGTCTTTAAGCAACGAGTCCGGCAGCCACAGCGATTCATATCCCCACCAGAACATGGCGACCTCGTTGGTGGCGCCCTTCCACCATGCGTTCTCGGGACTGGCGCCCTGCCGATTGTCGAAAGTCACGGCTGGGTTGCTCATCAGGTGGACGAGGACGTCGTCAAGCAGCGCGTGCCAGGGATTGCCGTTACGAGGGAACGCGACTTCCGGCCAGTGTTCTTTCCACCATTGCGAGTCCCAGTAGTGACGCGCCGGTATGCAGTCCATGCTCGTACGTCCCTCGATCGAGCAGCCGCTGTCTGAATTCGCCACCCAGTCCAGCAATGGCTGCCAAGTTTTCCTAACCTGACTTATGTCGAGCCCGCAGGACGTCATGGCGACATGGAGCCTGTTGTCTCGAGCGAAGTGCGCCTGCTCGCCCCAATGGTCGTTAAAGAGATGCTCGCGGTAGAAACCCACGAATTGCCGGATCAGGCGCCGATAGGAATCATCCGATCCCGCCTTGATCGTGAGATCGACGGAGCCGAAGTACTCGGGAAGATCGTGAACCAGCAGTGTCATCTTGCCCACCACGCCGAACGTGCCGCCTCCACCGCCCTTCAGCGCCCAGAACAGATCCGGATTGGTACATGCATTCGCGATACGAACCTGGCCGTCGGCGGTGATCACTTCGGCTTCGAGCACGCTCCCCGCGGCGGTACCGTAGTGCTTGGAGAGACTTCCGAAGCCGCCGCCCTGAACCAGGCCGGCAAGCCCTACCGTCAGGCATCCGCCGCCCTGGACGTATTTGCCGGCTTCGGTGGTCACCGCTTGATACGCCCATCGTCCGATCGTTCCCGCACCAACCGTCACCGCAGGCTGCGGCTTCACTACGTGCTCGCATCCATTAGGCACGAACGCGGCATGCATCTCGATATCGCGCATTTGGCGCGTCCAGATCAGGAGCGAGTCGGGCGCGTTGGAAGTGCCTTGATAACTATGGCCGCCACCTTTGACCACCAGGCGCAATTGATTTTCGCGGGCGAAGTTCACCGCCTGCGCGATATCGCCGGAATTTCGCGCCGCAACCGCGTAAACACTCGGCTTGGTCGCCCACGCATCCACCCATCCGAAGCTCTCCGTGAGCCCGGGCTGCTCGCCGACGTAATACGGATTCTTTACGTTGTCAGTGAGAGCCTTCGCGGCGGCGCCCTCGGGATCGGTCTTGAGCGCCGCGAGCGGAAAATCCACTGAGATCAGATTTCCGCCGACCGCTTCGTTCAATTGTTTCCATGCGGACTGCGATGGCCATGCGGCATCCGTTGGGCGCCGGCGGCGAAAATTCGTACTCGCCATCAGGCCGCGCGGCAAAAGCGGCAGAAGCACCGCCGATCCAGCGGCTTTCAGAAATGCTCTTCGTTTAATCGATACTCTCCCGACCCCGCGATTCTCTTTCAATGTCGCCAAACCGTTCTCCGATGCCCGTTTCAGAAGTTTTGAAACGCTGCGCCGCGATCAGGAGCAAATCGTTTGCCACATAGTACGCGCAGATAATCAAGTAACTGCCGCGGCAACTGCTTCTATGACGCTTCTATAGCGCAGCGCCGCGATTGCGCGCGATGCCATCGATTCGCTGCACGAATCCAATCGGGATTTCCTTCCGCGCGGCGCATTCTTAACCGAAGGTTACCTGAGCGCCGGTTTTGACCAGTCCCAGCTCGATCATGGTGCGCCCAGTCTCGAATAGCGTGTCATCGACTGCGCGGGTTTTGAGACCCAGATCATTCCTTGTCCGATCGCAGTATGCGCGCGGCGAATCATACGGACCGCCATGCTTTTCGACCATCGCGGCGTCAGAAACGAGGCACACCTTATTTGCAGAATCGCCGTCACCGCCGACGCTTCAAAGACATTTTTTCAAGCGAGCATCTGACTACGATCAGATGGTCGGGGGTTCAAATTCCTCAGGGCGCGCCAAAATCTCATGTTTTCGGGGCCACCTGTGCGTTCGCTTGCGCTGCGGCCCGGTGACTCGCAGTCGTCCTTTCGACGATTTTGTCGATGGGCTTCAGGTCATTGGTTTCCCTCCTCCTTGCCATCCAAGCTACAAGGCTTCTGGCTCTTGCCTTGGCGGGACTCACTTCCTGCTGAACGCGCCAGCTTTCGCCGACGCACTACCGGACACCTAGGTTACACTTTCTCGCTTCTTGGGAGGAAGTGGCGATGGCGTGGAAGGAGTGTTCGGTGAGCACGAAAGGCGTCCGGGCTGGACCCTTGTGACTATGGTGGAACTGTGAACCCACCACTCTATCGAAAGAGAGTGGCTGGAAACCCTCCACCTACCGTTGCGCGCGCCAGTTCTCGACCCTACCGTTCTGTTACCTATGGGTCGGGTCGCTCACAGAAAATTCAAGAGTTTACCTTGGATACCCAGTGGAGTGTTTAGAGCGAAATTATTAGGGCTGCCTCGGGGCTACAACCCGATGCTGGGCCAAAGAGGGGGTCGCCCCCGTTGCGGATTGCGGGCGATTCGAGCACGGTGCGCCGATCGACCGACTGCTTGGCCGCGAACAGGCTCCGCATGACCCTAGGCCATGAGTTCGGCCACTATGCAGACTCTCGAATTATGCCGTGTATCTAGTCGGGGCCGCTGAAAGCCAAGCGCTACCAGCGCGAAATATCGACATAATTCGGCTGTGCATTTTCTTGCGTTAACCCGGATCTCCTGCGGACCCATAGAAGGGGCGGCGGATGACGTGTGGTTTCAACGCATATTCATGACGGCGCGCCGAAGAATGGCGCGAGCATCCTTTGCAAGGCGCTGCTCAGGTCCTTGGCGGCGCGCGCGCGATGCTGCGAAGTCGCGCAGACCAAAGCCGCTTCCGTGAGGGCGCCGGCAATTAGGTGGCCCAAGGCCTCGATCTCGCGCGCGGAAGCATGGTCGCGCAGCCTCGCCTCGACCGGCGCACTCGTCATTCCGGAAAAGTAACGTGCGTCGATCGCGCGCCACTGTTCCCATCCAAGCACTCTCGGACCATCGATCAGCTGCACCTGCCTAAACTCGTCGTTCGAGATCGAGGTGAGATATTTGAGGGTGCCGCGTCCGATGCTGTCGAGCACGTCCTTTCCTGTTCGAGCGGCCGCCGGGACGAGAGTTGCCAGCTCAGCGGTCATTTCCTCGAACACGCGCGCAAAAATCAGTTCTTTGGAAGCGAAGTGATGATAAACGGCGCCTTTGGCGACTCCCGCTTGCGCGGCGATATCGTCAACACTGGTCTGGTCGAAACCACGCGCAGTGAAAAGTCTTCGGGCGGCGTCAAGAATCGCACGTGTGGTGGTGGATCGTCTCTCAGCCTGGCTTACCATTTTTTCTTAAGAGGACTTGACAAACCAACTCTCAGTCGGTAACTCTTCCACATATACCGACTACAAGTCTGTAACATCGGGAGGTCTCAAATGGAAGGCGTTTCTTCAACTCTGAGTTTTATGGGCGCGTTGCTGTTTCTGCTCGGGTTGCTCACCGGCTTCGGGATTCCGGTGTTCCGCAGTCCGCGCATCGGGGTCTCCGCGCACCTGGACGCGATCGAAAGCGGGCTCGCGCTTATCGTTTTCGGCCTGCTGATACCACATCTCACGATTTCGCTCGGATGGGCAAGCTTGATCGCGCACACCATGTGGATTTCACTCTACCTGGGGTGGCTCGGCTTGCTGTTCGGAGCGGCCTACGGAACGGGCAGGATCATCCCGATCGCCGGTGCCGGAGTCAGCGCGGAGCCGTGGCAGGAAAATGCCGCCCGAGCCTTGATGTCGCTCGGTTTCACGGGCGCCATCGTCGCAATTGTCGCTCTGCTCGTGCAATGGCGATGGACCGCCTGACTTGCAGGGGCCCCCACGACGCGTTGAACGGATGAACGTTCTGAAATTGCTGTTGAGGACGAGAGCTCTCGTTAACCGTTCGACAGTCAAGTTGAAGGTTGTCTTATAGCCCTGGCCGCTGCGCCGGGGCGGAAGTTGCTGAAGCTTAGCGACTCGGTTGACGGCGCGGATCTGAACTTCCCCACACGAGGGGTTGCGCCGCCAATTGAACCGGGATGCGACGAGCGAAGCGGCTCTGATTCGCTTTCGAAGTCATCTTCCGAAACCAGCGGCCTCGCCTTTCGCCAACACGAGAGGAGAGGCATATGACATTGGCGAGGACCGCTGGCACGAGGCGCTGCCAGGTCTGCGAGCAGGCAGCGCGGGTCCGGCTCGTGAAGCTAGGACTGTTGAGCCAGTAATGACGATAGGACCGCGTGACGACATTATTGAATTTGACAATTCTGCGATCGCTACATATGCTCGATAGTGCGCGGTGCGCCTCGCGCCCCTTCAGTAACCCCGCGCGCGACTCCAATTCAGTAGGTGTGATCATGGATCAGGAAAGCAAATCCAAGAGTCCCAAGCTCGGCTGGACCCTCGAAGAGCTAGCATACAGCCTGAGCGTATCGGTTCCTTTTCTGCGCCTTGAAGTGAAGCGCGGCAGGCTAAAGGCCGCGCACCTCGGCCGGCGCGTGGTTCTGCTAGACAGGGACGTTCAACGCTATCTGGCCGAGGCCAGCGATCGCGCGGCGTAGGAAGGGAAGCTATGAGCGTTTACAAGCGCGGTCAGACGTATTGGTACGAGTTCGCGTTCGCAGGCTCGCGAATACGGGAGAGTGCGAAGACCAACTCAAAGAGGTTGGCAGAGGAAGCCGAGCGAAAACGCCGGCGCGACCTCGAACTCGGTATCAACCGAATCACGAAAGCTAAAGAGATTCCGCTATTCAAGATCGCTGCGGAACGTCTCATTCAGGAAAAGCGCACGCGGCGATCGCGCAATACCGGCGAACTGTACAAGTACGCGCTCAAACCCCTGGTTAAGGTCTTGGGAACAAAGCTGGTCTGCGATATCTCCCCGGAGGACATCCACGCCTATCAGACGAGGCGTTTGGCCGCCGGTATCTCGGCTCGAACGGCCAACATCGAAGTCGGCGCGCTCCGCGCCGTCCTGAAAGCCCACCGCCTGTGGAGTCCGATTAGCGATGCGGTCGAAATGTTGCGCGAGCGCAAGGACGTCGGCCGCGCCCTCGACTACGAAGATGAGAGAAAATTGATCGCCGCGGCGGGAAAAAGCAGGTCCCCCGTGCTGCTTCCTCTCCTGGTCATAACGCTCGACACGGGGCTGCGCGCTGCGGAGATTCGATCGTTGCGTCGCAAAGACTTTAGTCTCGTTTGGAAGAATGGTGTTGTCGAAAGCGGATTCGTCACCGTTCCAAAATCGAAAACCGAGGCGGGAACAGGGCGCACCATTCCTCTTAGCCAACGTGCCCGCGCGGCGCTGACGCTTTGGCTGTCACGATTCCCGGAAGCCGGCGTGGACACGTTTGTATTCCCCCGCCACGCGATCGGGCTGGTAGGTCACAAGCGCCAGCCTCATATCTATGGGGTCTGCTTCGAGCAACCGATCGGCCAATGGAAGAAGGCGTGGAAGGACGCCTGCGCGGCGGCCGGAATACGCTACCGCTGGCACGATCTCCGCCACACGTTTATCACACGTCTGGCGGAGAGACCGGAGATTTCAGAGCAGACGATCATGAGCCTCGCCGGGCACGTATCGCGCTCTATGCTCGCCCGATACAGCCATATACGCAGCCAGGCCAAGCAAGAAGCCATTGCAGCGCTCGAACGAGCGGCCTCAACCGCGGTTTCTGCAACAGACTCCCCACAAAAGTCCCCACAGTCGGACCTCCCAGTGAAGACGCTTCTCAACTGAGTTCGAAAAACTACCGTGATTGATTAGAGAATTATTGGTGGACGCACCAGGACTTGAACCTGGGACCCCTTGCATGTGAGGCAAGTGCTCTAACCGGGCTGAGCTATGCGTCCACCGAGAGTATGCATTATCGCTTCCACTCCGCGCGGCGGCAAGCCCCGCGTCGTCATTGAGGAATCTTGGGCCTGAGCGATTCGCCGAGATCGTGTTGGGCGAGTCCTGACGAACCACAAAGCCTTCCTGACGGGCCGACGGTGTCGTTTCTGTGTCGTTTCGCACAGTTCGCGCAATGCCACTGCGCTCATGTGGCACTCCGCCGTGGGCTCGACGAAGCGCACAAAATCTTCGAGCACGAAGGAATAATTATGTTGGATGTGAATCGGACATCCACGCCGAGCGAAGCCGCTGTCGCATCCGGCGTGCAAGACCGTGCATCGAGAAATCGACCAAGGTCCGTTAAAGCCTGGGTGTTTGGAAAGTGCCGCGGCAAACACGAAATCTTACCGGGTGCCGGTCGGTAACCGACGAGGTATACAGGACGCGCGGGCTGCATTCGCCTCTCGGATATGTGGCACCCATGAAATTCGAGCAGCAATCGATCTCGGCCGCCGCGGCACACTACAGGTATCGACGAGGTCCCAATATCTATATCGCTTGCCGCTCCACCCTTTGAAAAACCTGACGAGTGGAGGCGAAGAGCTCTTTGCTCATTCACAGAACCAAAATAGAAATGCCTAGCGAACTAGTCAGATTGTTCGTCTTCTACCTGTCCAGCCTCAGGTGTTCACTCCCGACGCAGTCAAAGAACTCGGATCGAGCAAGATGAATCTGTTTTAATCCTCGCTGCCAGGTTCGGATCGTAATGTTCTTCTCTCTGAAGGTTATCAGATTA
This window encodes:
- the traA gene encoding Ti-type conjugative transfer relaxase TraA — its product is IDHRSYKDQGVGLEPTSHMGRAVDEMRARGEQPERFRQLEQVRDRNARRIEQRPEVVFDNLIRRQSTFTRRDIAGEVFRYIDDGEQFRNRMARLEASPELVVLGAVGLGPEEIRYTTRSMLRVEERMAEIAFEMAAADRHPVGEAAFASGISKHPELSSEQREAVRQMTRARNIEVLAGLAGTGKSAAVAVAKDAWEASGDRVRGSALSGIAAENLQKSSGVESRTLASWELAWKNGRERVSTGDVFVIDEAGMLGSRQMARVLARLHGAGAKAVPIGDTAQLQPIEAGAAFRAIAERTGYQELTAIRRQQAQWQREASRDFARGNAGAALVSYQEHGAIRFTATREQAKDRLIGDWAHQRDSQPEKRSLILAHTRADVAELNQRARAVLKQRGELEPEVKVETSREVTRDDGSLAIERGERVFAAGDRVMFLKNDRELGVKNGSLGMVISFNADSVEVILDEKKERQVSFELRNYAAIDHGYAATVHKAQGGTVDRAFVLATPGMDRHLSYVGMTRHREDARLYVGNDDFKDFEALKERLSRARPKDTALDYAQRRGLERAAQPNERQADRIGQPEVDPIERFKRAQREFIKVAGRFDLDREAKARAAELRQEMKWAADEISRSAGLMREAERAGIGGQVRSLNRENQPVMSKEKGFEMER
- a CDS encoding FAD-binding protein, which gives rise to MATLKENRGVGRVSIKRRAFLKAAGSAVLLPLLPRGLMASTNFRRRRPTDAAWPSQSAWKQLNEAVGGNLISVDFPLAALKTDPEGAAAKALTDNVKNPYYVGEQPGLTESFGWVDAWATKPSVYAVAARNSGDIAQAVNFARENQLRLVVKGGGHSYQGTSNAPDSLLIWTRQMRDIEMHAAFVPNGCEHVVKPQPAVTVGAGTIGRWAYQAVTTEAGKYVQGGGCLTVGLAGLVQGGGFGSLSKHYGTAAGSVLEAEVITADGQVRIANACTNPDLFWALKGGGGGTFGVVGKMTLLVHDLPEYFGSVDLTIKAGSDDSYRRLIRQFVGFYREHLFNDHWGEQAHFARDNRLHVAMTSCGLDISQVRKTWQPLLDWVANSDSGCSIEGRTSMDCIPARHYWDSQWWKEHWPEVAFPRNGNPWHALLDDVLVHLMSNPAVTFDNRQGASPENAWWKGATNEVAMFWWGYESLWLPDSLLKDDAQEPLADALFAASRHFDYALHFNKGLGGSPPEAIALAKDTSTNPAVLDAFALVISCDGQRAAYPGVAGHEPNVADARKAADAIHQAMDQLRAVAGQDGAYVSESNYFQKDWQQAYWGGNYPRLAAIKKQYDPDGLFVVHNGVGSEEWSRDGFTRL
- a CDS encoding helix-turn-helix domain-containing protein, whose translation is MVSQAERRSTTTRAILDAARRLFTARGFDQTSVDDIAAQAGVAKGAVYHHFASKELIFARVFEEMTAELATLVPAAARTGKDVLDSIGRGTLKYLTSISNDEFRQVQLIDGPRVLGWEQWRAIDARYFSGMTSAPVEARLRDHASAREIEALGHLIAGALTEAALVCATSQHRARAAKDLSSALQRMLAPFFGAPS
- a CDS encoding tyrosine-type recombinase/integrase; the encoded protein is MGTKLVCDISPEDIHAYQTRRLAAGISARTANIEVGALRAVLKAHRLWSPISDAVEMLRERKDVGRALDYEDERKLIAAAGKSRSPVLLPLLVITLDTGLRAAEIRSLRRKDFSLVWKNGVVESGFVTVPKSKTEAGTGRTIPLSQRARAALTLWLSRFPEAGVDTFVFPRHAIGLVGHKRQPHIYGVCFEQPIGQWKKAWKDACAAAGIRYRWHDLRHTFITRLAERPEISEQTIMSLAGHVSRSMLARYSHIRSQAKQEAIAALERAASTAVSATDSPQKSPQSDLPVKTLLN